The following nucleotide sequence is from Lysinibacillus sp. FSL W8-0992.
AAGAGTGGCTATTCAACATCTGCATAGCATGATCTAACTGTTTTTTAGTGTATTTATTAGGCCTGCCTTCACGGAACCCCGATTGTTGCTTAGCAATTGCTTTTCCTTCCTGAGTACGTTCAATAATAAGGTTTCTCTCCATTTCAGCTACAGCGAGTAGTGTCTGTAAAAAGAAACGCCCCATTGTTGTATTTTCAAGTAATCCAACATTAAGAACATGTACTTTTACCCCTTTTTCGAATAACCGTTCAATGATTTCGATGCCTTCTTTAGTGTTTCGAGCCAATCTATCCAATTTGGTTACAACAAGCTTGTCACCTTCATTTAATTGAGACAGCAGCTCATTTAATTGTGGTCGGTCTG
It contains:
- a CDS encoding recombinase family protein — translated: MIYGYARVSTISQELEVQLQALESEGATVIYKEKFTGTKTDRPQLNELLSQLNEGDKLVVTKLDRLARNTKEGIEIIERLFEKGVKVHVLNVGLLENTTMGRFFLQTLLAVAEMERNLIIERTQEGKAIAKQQSGFREGRPNKYTKKQLDHAMQMLNSHSFRQVAELTGISLSTLKRESRKRKYVL